From Streptomyces cyaneogriseus subsp. noncyanogenus, the proteins below share one genomic window:
- the rpoB gene encoding DNA-directed RNA polymerase subunit beta: protein MAASRTASTANTNNGASTAPLRISFAKIKEPLEVPNLLALQTESFDWLLGNDAWKARVEEALENGQDVPTKSGLEEIFEEISPIEDFSGSMSLTFRDHRFEPPKNSIDECKERDFTYAAPLFVTAEFTNNETGEIKSQTVFMGDFPLMTNKGTFVINGTERVVVSQLVRSPGVYFDSSIDKTSDKDIFSAKIIPSRGAWLEFEIDKRDMVGVRVDRKRKQSVTVLLKALGWTTEQILEEFGEYESMRATLEKDHTQGQDDALLDIYRKLRPGEPPTREAAQTLLENLYFNPKRYDLAKVGRYKVNKKLGTDTPLDAGILTVEDIIATIKYLVKLHAGETETVGDSGRSIMVETDDIDHFGNRRIRSVGELIQNQVRTGLARMERVVRERMTTQDVEAITPQTLINIRPVVASIKEFFGTSQLSQFMDQNNPLSGLTHKRRLNALGPGGLSRERAGFEVRDVHPSHYGRMCPIETPEGPNIGLIGSLASYGRVNAFGFIETPYRKVVDGQVTDEVDYLTADEEDRFVIAQANAPLTDEMRFAEARVLVRRKGGEVDYVGPEDVDYMDVSPRQMVSVATAMIPFLEHDDANRALMGANMMRQAVPLIKSEAPLVGTGMEYRSAVDAGDVVKAEKAGVVQEVSADYITTANDDGTYITYRLAKFARSNQGTSVNQKVIVNEGDRIIEGQVLADGPATENGEMALGKNLLVAFMPWEGHNYEDAIILSQRLVQDDVLSSIHIEEHEVDARDTKLGPEEITRDIPNVSEEVLADLDERGIIRIGAEVIAGDILVGKVTPKGETELTPEERLLRAIFGEKAREVRDTSLKVPHGETGKVIGVRVFDREEGDELPPGVNQLVRVYVAQKRKITDGDKLAGRHGNKGVISKILPIEDMPFLEDGTPVDIILNPLGVPSRMNPGQVLEIHLGWLASRGWDVSGLADEWAQRLQSIGADKVEPGTNVATPVFDGAREDELAGLLQHTIPNRDGERMVLPTGKARLFDGRSGEPFPDPISVGYMYILKLHHLVDDKLHARSTGPYSMITQQPLGGKAQFGGQRFGEMEVWALEAYGAAYALQELLTIKSDDVTGRVKVYEAIVKGENIPEPGIPESFKVLIKEMQSLCLNVEVLSSDGMSIEMRDTDEDVFRAAEELGIDLSRREPSSVEEV from the coding sequence TTGGCCGCCTCGCGCACTGCCTCGACCGCGAATACGAACAACGGCGCCAGCACCGCCCCGCTGCGCATCTCCTTTGCAAAGATCAAGGAGCCCCTCGAGGTTCCGAACCTTCTCGCGCTTCAGACCGAGAGCTTCGACTGGCTGCTCGGCAATGACGCGTGGAAGGCTCGCGTCGAGGAGGCTCTCGAGAACGGTCAGGACGTCCCCACCAAGTCCGGTCTGGAGGAGATCTTCGAGGAGATCTCCCCGATCGAGGACTTCTCCGGGTCGATGTCGCTGACCTTCCGCGACCACCGCTTCGAGCCGCCGAAGAACTCGATCGACGAGTGCAAGGAGCGCGACTTCACGTACGCGGCCCCGCTCTTCGTCACCGCCGAGTTCACCAACAACGAGACCGGCGAGATCAAGTCCCAGACCGTCTTCATGGGCGACTTCCCGCTCATGACGAACAAGGGCACGTTCGTCATCAACGGCACCGAGCGTGTCGTGGTGTCCCAGCTGGTCCGTTCGCCGGGCGTCTACTTCGACTCCTCCATCGACAAGACGTCCGACAAGGACATCTTCTCCGCCAAGATCATCCCGTCCCGGGGTGCCTGGCTGGAGTTCGAGATCGACAAGCGCGACATGGTCGGCGTCCGCGTCGACCGCAAGCGCAAGCAGTCCGTGACCGTCCTGCTCAAGGCGCTCGGCTGGACCACCGAGCAGATCCTCGAGGAGTTCGGCGAGTACGAGTCCATGCGCGCTACCCTGGAGAAGGACCACACCCAGGGCCAGGACGACGCGCTGCTCGACATCTACCGCAAGCTGCGCCCGGGCGAGCCCCCCACGCGTGAGGCCGCGCAGACGCTGCTGGAGAACCTCTACTTCAACCCCAAGCGCTACGACCTGGCCAAGGTCGGCCGCTACAAGGTCAACAAGAAGCTGGGTACGGACACCCCGCTGGACGCGGGCATCCTGACCGTCGAGGACATCATCGCGACGATCAAGTACCTGGTGAAGCTGCACGCCGGTGAGACCGAGACGGTCGGCGACTCCGGTCGCTCGATCATGGTCGAGACCGACGACATCGACCACTTCGGCAACCGTCGCATCCGCAGCGTCGGCGAGCTGATCCAGAACCAGGTCCGTACGGGTCTCGCCCGTATGGAGCGCGTCGTGCGCGAGCGCATGACCACGCAGGACGTCGAGGCGATCACGCCGCAGACCCTGATCAACATCCGGCCGGTCGTCGCCTCCATCAAGGAGTTCTTCGGCACCAGCCAGCTGTCCCAGTTCATGGACCAGAACAACCCGCTGTCGGGGCTGACGCACAAGCGTCGTCTGAACGCCCTCGGCCCGGGTGGTCTCTCCCGTGAGCGGGCCGGCTTCGAGGTCCGCGACGTGCACCCGTCGCACTACGGCCGCATGTGCCCGATCGAGACGCCTGAAGGCCCGAACATCGGTCTGATCGGCTCGCTCGCCTCCTACGGCCGGGTCAACGCGTTCGGTTTCATCGAGACGCCGTACCGCAAGGTCGTCGACGGCCAGGTCACCGACGAGGTGGACTACCTGACCGCCGACGAGGAAGACCGCTTCGTCATCGCGCAGGCCAACGCGCCGCTCACCGACGAGATGCGCTTCGCCGAGGCCCGCGTGCTGGTCCGCCGCAAGGGCGGCGAGGTCGACTACGTCGGCCCCGAGGACGTGGACTACATGGACGTCTCGCCGCGCCAGATGGTGTCGGTCGCGACCGCCATGATCCCCTTCCTCGAGCACGACGACGCCAACCGCGCCCTCATGGGCGCGAACATGATGCGCCAGGCCGTGCCGCTGATTAAGTCCGAGGCGCCGCTCGTCGGCACCGGCATGGAGTACCGCTCCGCGGTCGACGCCGGCGACGTGGTCAAGGCCGAGAAGGCCGGTGTGGTCCAGGAGGTCTCCGCGGACTACATCACCACCGCCAACGACGACGGCACGTACATCACGTACCGCCTGGCCAAGTTCGCCCGCTCCAACCAGGGCACCTCGGTCAACCAGAAGGTCATCGTCAACGAGGGCGACCGGATCATCGAGGGCCAGGTCCTCGCCGACGGTCCGGCCACCGAGAACGGTGAGATGGCCCTCGGCAAGAACCTGCTCGTCGCGTTCATGCCGTGGGAGGGTCACAACTACGAGGACGCGATCATCCTGTCGCAGCGCCTCGTGCAGGACGACGTCCTCTCCTCGATCCACATCGAGGAGCACGAGGTCGACGCCCGTGACACCAAGCTCGGCCCCGAGGAGATCACCCGGGACATCCCGAACGTCTCCGAGGAGGTCCTCGCCGACCTCGACGAGCGCGGCATCATCCGCATCGGTGCCGAGGTCATCGCCGGTGACATCCTCGTCGGCAAGGTCACGCCCAAGGGTGAGACCGAGCTGACGCCGGAGGAGCGCCTGCTGCGCGCCATCTTCGGTGAGAAGGCCCGTGAGGTCCGTGACACCTCGCTGAAGGTGCCGCACGGTGAGACCGGCAAGGTCATCGGCGTGCGCGTCTTCGACCGCGAGGAGGGCGACGAGCTGCCCCCGGGCGTGAACCAGCTCGTCCGCGTCTACGTCGCGCAGAAGCGCAAGATCACCGATGGTGACAAGCTCGCCGGCCGTCACGGCAACAAGGGTGTCATCTCCAAGATCCTGCCGATCGAGGACATGCCGTTCCTGGAGGACGGCACCCCGGTCGACATCATCCTCAACCCGCTCGGTGTGCCGTCCCGAATGAACCCGGGACAGGTGCTCGAGATCCACCTCGGCTGGCTCGCCAGCCGCGGCTGGGACGTCTCCGGCCTCGCCGACGAGTGGGCGCAGCGCCTGCAGTCCATCGGCGCCGACAAGGTCGAGCCCGGCACCAACGTCGCCACCCCGGTCTTCGACGGTGCGCGTGAGGACGAGCTCGCGGGTCTGCTCCAGCACACCATCCCGAACCGCGACGGCGAGCGCATGGTGCTCCCGACCGGCAAGGCGCGGCTGTTCGACGGCCGTAGCGGTGAGCCGTTCCCGGACCCGATCTCGGTCGGCTACATGTACATCCTGAAGCTGCACCACCTGGTCGACGACAAGCTGCACGCCCGCTCGACCGGTCCGTACTCGATGATCACCCAGCAGCCGCTGGGTGGTAAGGCCCAGTTCGGTGGCCAGCGGTTCGGCGAGATGGAGGTGTGGGCACTCGAGGCGTACGGCGCGGCCTACGCGCTCCAGGAGCTGCTGACCATCAAGTCCGACGACGTGACCGGCCGCGTGAAGGTCTACGAGGCCATCGTCAAGGGCGAGAACATCCCCGAACCCGGCATCCCCGAGTCCTTCAAGGTGCTCATCAAGGAGATGCAGTCGCTCTGCCTGAACGTGGAGGTGCTGTCCAGCGACGGTATGTCCATCGAGATGCGTGACACCGACGAGGACGTCTTCCGCGCAGCGGAGGAGCTCGGTATCGACCTGTCCCGGCGCGAGCCGAGCAGCGTCGAAGAGGTCTGA
- a CDS encoding DNA-directed RNA polymerase subunit beta' — protein sequence MLDVNFFDELRIGLATADDIRQWSHGEVKKPETINYRTLKPEKDGLFCEKIFGPTRDWECYCGKYKRVRFKGIICERCGVEVTRAKVRRERMGHIELAAPVTHIWYFKGVPSRLGYLLDLAPKDLEKVIYFAAYMITYVDEERRQRDLPSLEAHVSVERQQIEQRRDADLEARAKKLETDLAELEAEGAKADVRRKVREGAEREMKQLRDRAQREIDRLDEVWNRFKNLKVQDLEGDELLYRELRDRFGTYFDGSMGAAALQKRLESFDLEEEAEKLREIIRTGKGQKKTRALKRLKVVSAFLQTSNSPKGMVLDCVPVIPPDLRPMVQLDGGRFATSDLNDLYRRVINRNNRLKRLLDLGAPEIIVNNEKRMLQEAVDALFDNGRRGRPVTGPGNRPLKSLSDMLKGKQGRFRQNLLGKRVDYSARSVIVVGPQLKLHQCGLPKAMALELFKPFVMKRLVDLNHAQNIKSAKRMVERGRTVVYDVLEEVIAEHPVLLNRAPTLHRLGIQAFEPQLVEGKAIQIHPLVCTAFNADFDGDQMAVHLPLSAEAQAEARILMLSSNNILKPADGRPVTMPTQDMVLGLYFLTTDAEGREIKGEGRAFASVAEAIMAFDAGELSLQAPVDIRFPVGTIPPRGWEPPVREEGEPEWQQGDSFTLRTTLGRALFNELLPEDYPFVDYEVGKKQLSQIVNDLAERYPKVIVAATLDNLKAAGFYWATRSGVTVAISDVVVPEAKKEIVRGYEAQDEKVQKQYERGLITKDERTQELIAIWTKATNEVAEAMNDNFPKTNPIFMMVSSGARGNMMQMRQIAGMRGLVSNAKNETIPRPIKASFREGLSVLEYFISTHGARKGLADTALRTADSGYLTRRLVDVSQDVIIREEDCGTERGLRLRIAERNAEGVLLKAEDVETSVYARCLAEDIVVDGKVLAPAGTDLGDVLIDELIRHGVEEVKTRSVLTCESAVGTCAMCYGRSLATGKLVDIGEAVGIIAAQSIGEPGTQLTMRTFHTGGVAGDDITQGLPRVVELFEARTPKGVAPISEASGRVRIEETEKTKKIVVTPDDGSDETAYPISKRAKVLVREGDHVEVGQQLTVGATNPHDVLRILGQRAVQVHLVGEVQKVYNSQGVSIHDKHIEIIIRQMLRRVTIIESGDAELLPGELVERSRFEQENRRVVQEGGHPASGRPQLMGITKASLATESWLSAASFQETTRVLTDAAINAKSDSLIGLKENVIIGKLIPAGTGLSRYRNIRVEPTEEAKAAMYSAVGYDDIDYSPFGSGSGQAVPLEDYDYGPYNQ from the coding sequence GTGCTCGACGTCAACTTCTTCGACGAGCTCCGGATCGGTCTGGCCACCGCTGACGACATCCGTCAGTGGAGCCACGGCGAGGTCAAGAAGCCGGAGACCATCAACTACCGCACGCTCAAGCCCGAGAAGGACGGACTCTTCTGCGAGAAGATCTTCGGTCCGACCCGGGACTGGGAGTGCTACTGCGGCAAGTACAAGCGCGTCCGCTTCAAGGGCATCATCTGCGAGCGCTGCGGCGTCGAGGTCACGCGCGCCAAGGTGCGCCGTGAGCGGATGGGCCACATCGAGCTGGCCGCGCCCGTCACGCACATCTGGTACTTCAAGGGCGTCCCGTCGCGCCTGGGCTACCTGCTCGACCTGGCGCCGAAGGACCTGGAGAAGGTCATCTACTTCGCCGCGTACATGATCACGTACGTGGACGAGGAGCGCCGTCAGCGCGACCTGCCCTCGCTGGAGGCCCACGTCTCCGTCGAGCGCCAGCAGATCGAGCAGCGCCGCGACGCCGACCTGGAGGCCCGCGCCAAGAAGCTCGAGACGGACCTGGCCGAGCTGGAGGCCGAGGGCGCCAAGGCCGACGTGCGCCGCAAGGTGCGCGAGGGCGCCGAGCGCGAGATGAAGCAGCTCCGCGACCGCGCCCAGCGCGAGATCGACCGCCTCGACGAGGTGTGGAACCGCTTCAAGAACCTCAAGGTCCAGGACCTGGAGGGCGACGAGCTCCTCTACCGCGAGCTGCGTGACCGCTTCGGCACGTACTTCGACGGCTCGATGGGTGCCGCGGCGCTGCAGAAGCGCCTGGAGTCCTTCGACCTGGAGGAGGAGGCGGAGAAGCTCCGCGAGATCATCCGCACCGGCAAGGGCCAGAAGAAGACCCGTGCGCTCAAGCGCCTGAAGGTCGTCTCCGCGTTCCTGCAGACCTCCAACAGCCCCAAGGGCATGGTGCTGGACTGCGTGCCGGTCATCCCGCCGGACCTGCGTCCGATGGTGCAGCTCGACGGTGGCCGCTTCGCGACCTCCGACCTGAACGACCTGTACCGCCGTGTCATCAACCGCAACAACCGCCTGAAGCGCCTTCTCGACCTCGGTGCCCCCGAGATCATCGTGAACAACGAGAAGCGCATGCTCCAGGAGGCCGTGGACGCGCTGTTCGACAACGGCCGCCGTGGCCGTCCGGTCACCGGCCCGGGCAACCGTCCGCTGAAGTCCCTCAGCGACATGCTGAAGGGCAAGCAGGGCCGCTTCCGCCAGAACCTGCTCGGTAAGCGCGTGGACTACTCCGCGCGTTCCGTGATCGTCGTCGGTCCGCAGCTCAAGCTGCACCAGTGCGGTCTGCCGAAGGCGATGGCGCTGGAGCTGTTCAAGCCGTTCGTGATGAAGCGCCTGGTCGACCTGAACCACGCGCAGAACATCAAGAGCGCCAAGCGGATGGTCGAGCGCGGCCGCACGGTCGTGTACGACGTGCTGGAAGAGGTCATCGCGGAGCACCCGGTTCTGCTGAACCGTGCGCCCACGCTGCACCGCCTCGGCATCCAGGCCTTCGAGCCGCAGCTCGTCGAGGGCAAGGCCATCCAGATCCACCCGCTCGTCTGCACCGCGTTCAACGCGGACTTCGACGGTGACCAGATGGCCGTGCACCTGCCGCTCTCCGCGGAGGCGCAGGCCGAGGCCCGCATCCTGATGCTGTCCTCGAACAACATCCTCAAGCCCGCCGACGGCCGTCCGGTGACGATGCCGACCCAGGACATGGTGCTGGGTCTGTACTTCCTCACCACCGACGCCGAGGGCCGCGAGATCAAGGGCGAGGGCCGCGCGTTCGCGTCGGTCGCCGAGGCGATCATGGCCTTCGACGCCGGCGAGCTGTCGCTCCAGGCGCCGGTCGACATCCGCTTCCCGGTGGGCACCATCCCGCCGCGGGGCTGGGAGCCGCCGGTCCGCGAGGAGGGCGAGCCGGAGTGGCAGCAGGGTGACAGCTTCACCCTGCGGACCACCCTGGGCCGCGCGCTCTTCAACGAGCTGCTGCCCGAGGACTACCCGTTCGTCGACTACGAGGTCGGCAAGAAGCAGCTCTCCCAGATCGTCAACGACCTGGCCGAGCGCTACCCGAAGGTCATCGTGGCGGCGACGCTCGACAACCTGAAGGCGGCCGGCTTCTACTGGGCCACCCGCTCCGGTGTCACCGTGGCCATCTCCGACGTCGTCGTGCCCGAGGCGAAGAAGGAGATCGTCCGCGGCTACGAGGCGCAGGACGAGAAGGTCCAGAAGCAGTACGAGCGCGGTCTGATCACCAAGGACGAGCGCACGCAGGAGCTCATCGCGATCTGGACCAAGGCGACCAACGAGGTCGCCGAGGCGATGAACGACAACTTCCCGAAGACCAACCCGATCTTCATGATGGTGAGCTCGGGTGCGCGAGGCAACATGATGCAGATGCGTCAGATCGCCGGTATGCGTGGTCTTGTGTCGAACGCGAAGAACGAGACGATCCCGCGGCCCATCAAGGCCTCGTTCCGTGAGGGTCTGTCCGTGCTGGAGTACTTCATCTCCACGCACGGTGCCCGTAAGGGTCTGGCGGACACCGCTCTGCGTACCGCCGACTCGGGTTACCTCACCCGTCGTCTCGTCGACGTCTCCCAGGACGTCATCATCCGCGAGGAGGACTGCGGCACCGAGCGCGGTCTGCGGCTGCGGATCGCCGAGCGGAACGCCGAGGGCGTGCTCCTCAAGGCGGAGGACGTCGAGACGTCCGTGTACGCGCGCTGCCTCGCCGAGGACATCGTCGTGGACGGCAAGGTGCTGGCCCCGGCCGGTACCGACCTGGGCGACGTGCTCATCGACGAGCTGATCCGGCACGGCGTCGAGGAGGTCAAGACCCGCTCGGTCCTGACCTGCGAGTCCGCCGTCGGCACCTGCGCGATGTGCTACGGCCGTTCGCTGGCCACCGGCAAGCTGGTCGACATCGGTGAGGCGGTCGGCATCATCGCCGCCCAGTCCATCGGTGAGCCCGGTACCCAGCTGACGATGCGTACCTTCCACACCGGTGGTGTGGCCGGTGACGACATCACCCAGGGTCTGCCGCGTGTCGTCGAGCTCTTCGAGGCCCGTACCCCGAAGGGTGTCGCCCCGATCTCCGAGGCCTCCGGCCGGGTGCGGATCGAGGAGACCGAGAAGACCAAGAAGATCGTCGTCACCCCGGACGACGGCAGCGACGAGACGGCCTACCCGATCTCGAAGCGCGCCAAGGTCCTGGTCCGCGAGGGCGACCACGTCGAGGTGGGCCAGCAGCTCACCGTGGGTGCCACCAACCCGCACGACGTGCTGCGCATCCTGGGTCAGCGTGCCGTCCAGGTCCACCTGGTCGGCGAGGTCCAGAAGGTGTACAACTCGCAGGGTGTGTCGATCCACGACAAGCACATCGAGATCATCATCCGGCAGATGCTCCGCCGCGTGACGATCATCGAGTCCGGCGACGCCGAGCTGCTGCCCGGCGAGCTGGTCGAGCGCTCCCGCTTCGAGCAGGAGAACCGTCGTGTGGTCCAGGAGGGCGGTCACCCGGCCTCCGGCCGTCCGCAGCTCATGGGTATCACCAAGGCGTCGCTGGCCACCGAGTCCTGGCTGTCGGCGGCGTCCTTCCAGGAGACGACCAGGGTCCTCACGGACGCGGCGATCAACGCCAAGTCCGACTCCCTGATCGGCCTCAAGGAGAACGTCATCATCGGTAAGCTCATCCCGGCCGGTACGGGTCTGTCCCGCTACCGCAACATCCGGGTCGAGCCGACCGAGGAGGCCAAGGCCGCGATGTACTCGGCCGTCGGCTACGACGACATCGACTACTCGCCGTTCGGCTCCGGCTCCGGCCAGGCCGTGCCGCTGGAGGACTACGACTACGGTCCGTACAACCAGTAA
- a CDS encoding glycosyltransferase family 39 protein: protein MAMAAEDEGTGATAGTPPGGEPGERAGRRPRLPEAARPYLPPLALYGVTKLAGLAVFAVLLEWAGDYRGKEPRFGGGAHWWDVLSTWDGWWYLQIAEHGYRPSLVRLDTDGLFTVQQNSVAFFPLYPALIRLVSEATGLGLYGAGILVSVVSSFIAAAGIYAVVRLVAGARAGTIAAGLWAVAPGAGVEWAVYSESVFVAIAAWACYCVMTRRWVAAGLLACLAGLNRPTSAVLIGAVGLAALVTVARRDSRREHGLAGPVYAMLVAPLGLAAYIAWVGYATGEPTAYFTLQREGWAHFFDYGAYTLDVLRNTAVGKHDYVFAFAVPDLLAVQLVLALPFLIALMLRKRPPLVLIAYTLATIVTVLGTQQMFGNTGRYLLPAFPLLIAPAAALARLKAPSLTVFFTTAALASGWYAHYVIFELGVP from the coding sequence ATGGCCATGGCTGCCGAGGACGAGGGGACCGGGGCCACGGCGGGCACACCGCCGGGCGGGGAGCCCGGGGAGCGGGCGGGACGGCGCCCGCGGCTGCCGGAGGCCGCGCGGCCCTACCTGCCCCCGCTCGCCCTGTACGGCGTGACGAAACTGGCCGGCCTGGCCGTCTTCGCCGTCCTGCTGGAGTGGGCCGGGGACTACCGCGGCAAGGAGCCCCGGTTCGGCGGCGGCGCCCACTGGTGGGACGTGCTGTCCACCTGGGACGGCTGGTGGTACCTCCAGATCGCCGAGCACGGCTACCGGCCGTCACTGGTCCGGCTGGACACCGACGGCCTGTTCACGGTCCAGCAGAACTCGGTCGCCTTCTTCCCGCTGTACCCGGCCCTGATCCGGCTGGTGTCGGAGGCCACCGGGCTCGGCCTGTACGGCGCCGGGATCCTGGTCTCCGTCGTCTCCTCGTTCATCGCCGCCGCCGGGATCTACGCCGTGGTCCGCCTGGTCGCCGGGGCGCGGGCGGGCACCATCGCGGCCGGGCTGTGGGCCGTGGCACCGGGTGCGGGCGTCGAGTGGGCGGTGTACTCGGAGTCCGTCTTCGTCGCCATCGCGGCCTGGGCCTGCTACTGCGTGATGACCCGCCGCTGGGTGGCGGCCGGCCTGCTGGCCTGCCTCGCCGGTCTCAACCGGCCCACGTCCGCGGTGCTCATCGGCGCCGTGGGGCTCGCCGCGCTCGTGACCGTGGCGCGGCGCGACAGCCGGCGCGAGCACGGGCTGGCGGGGCCGGTGTACGCCATGCTGGTCGCCCCGCTGGGCCTGGCGGCGTACATCGCCTGGGTCGGCTACGCCACCGGCGAGCCCACCGCCTACTTCACGCTCCAGCGCGAGGGCTGGGCGCACTTCTTCGACTACGGCGCCTACACCCTCGACGTGCTGCGCAACACCGCGGTGGGCAAGCACGACTACGTCTTCGCCTTCGCCGTGCCCGATCTGCTCGCCGTGCAGCTGGTGCTGGCGCTGCCCTTCCTGATCGCGCTCATGCTGCGCAAGCGCCCGCCCCTGGTGCTGATCGCCTACACGCTGGCGACGATCGTCACCGTGCTGGGCACCCAGCAGATGTTCGGCAACACCGGCCGCTACCTGCTGCCCGCCTTCCCGCTGCTGATCGCCCCGGCCGCGGCGCTGGCCCGGCTGAAGGCGCCGAGCCTGACGGTGTTCTTCACCACCGCGGCCCTCGCCTCCGGCTGGTACGCGCACTACGTCATCTTCGAGCTGGGCGTTCCGTAA
- a CDS encoding glycosyltransferase family 2 protein translates to MAEEPDETIVLSVVIPMYNEEEVLPALVSRVRPVLADLGVPYELVAVDDGSTDRTAELLAAFRLGWPELRVVALRRNSGHQAALTAGLDRAVGAYVLTLDADLQDPPEKIPEMLALARTEGLDIVYAVRADRSSDTGFKRWTATAYYRLVRRLAGSQVPAQAGDFRLLSRAAVDALKALPDQQRVYRLLVPWLGFPSGQVTYERAPRPAGTTKYPLGRMIRLAVDSITGFSAAPLRLATWLGVGAFLICAGLLVYTLVAYALGRTVPGWTSLFTGVLFIGAVQLVCVGLLGEYVARIYTAVQNRPTYFVRHDSATPGTVPPPASAPAAPAPAPRPEPAPEPDEAPLPRPRPRG, encoded by the coding sequence GTGGCCGAGGAACCGGACGAGACGATCGTGCTGTCGGTCGTCATACCCATGTACAACGAGGAAGAGGTCCTCCCCGCGCTGGTCAGCAGAGTGCGACCGGTCCTCGCCGACCTGGGCGTGCCCTACGAGCTCGTCGCCGTGGACGACGGCAGCACCGACCGCACGGCCGAACTGCTGGCCGCCTTCCGGCTGGGCTGGCCCGAGCTGCGCGTCGTCGCCCTGCGGCGCAACTCCGGCCACCAGGCCGCGCTCACCGCGGGCCTGGACCGGGCCGTCGGCGCCTACGTCCTGACCCTGGACGCGGACCTCCAGGACCCCCCGGAGAAGATCCCGGAGATGCTGGCGCTGGCGCGCACCGAGGGCCTCGACATCGTCTACGCCGTCCGCGCCGACCGCAGCAGCGACACCGGGTTCAAACGCTGGACCGCGACCGCCTACTACCGGCTGGTGCGCCGCCTGGCGGGCTCGCAGGTCCCCGCGCAGGCCGGTGACTTCCGGCTGCTCAGCCGCGCCGCGGTGGACGCCCTGAAGGCCCTGCCCGACCAGCAGCGGGTCTACCGGCTGCTCGTCCCGTGGCTGGGCTTCCCGAGCGGGCAGGTGACCTACGAGCGGGCCCCGCGGCCGGCGGGCACCACCAAGTACCCGCTGGGCCGCATGATCCGGCTCGCGGTCGACAGCATCACCGGCTTCTCGGCGGCGCCGCTGCGCCTGGCCACCTGGCTCGGCGTCGGCGCCTTCCTGATCTGCGCGGGGCTGCTGGTCTACACGCTGGTGGCCTACGCCCTCGGCCGCACCGTCCCCGGCTGGACGTCGCTCTTCACCGGGGTGCTGTTCATCGGCGCCGTCCAGCTGGTCTGCGTCGGCCTGCTCGGCGAGTACGTCGCGAGGATCTACACGGCCGTGCAGAACCGGCCCACGTACTTCGTCCGCCACGACTCGGCGACCCCGGGCACGGTCCCCCCGCCCGCTTCCGCCCCTGCCGCTCCCGCTCCCGCCCCTCGCCCGGAGCCCGCCCCGGAGCCGGACGAGGCGCCACTGCCGAGGCCGCGCCCGCGGGGGTGA
- a CDS encoding DUF1707 and DUF4190 domain-containing protein — protein MSQPPYPSWPPRSPWPQGPGGVPQQWAGPAAPSMLASHADRERAVDVLRAGYAEGRMEREEFERRVERACAARTVGELAVLVADLPQGPVPQPAPVVTVPGTFRPPRQRTSGKAVAAGVCGLLCLPTFGLTGVPAVVLGHAARADIRRSGAAGDGLALTGLVLGWLSTAGWAFVLVLLALLSAAVG, from the coding sequence GTGTCGCAGCCGCCGTATCCGTCGTGGCCGCCCCGGTCGCCCTGGCCGCAGGGGCCGGGTGGTGTTCCGCAGCAGTGGGCGGGGCCCGCCGCCCCGTCGATGCTCGCCTCGCACGCCGACCGGGAGCGGGCCGTGGACGTGCTCAGAGCCGGGTACGCGGAGGGCCGGATGGAGCGCGAGGAGTTCGAACGGCGGGTCGAGCGGGCCTGCGCGGCGCGTACGGTGGGGGAGCTGGCGGTGCTGGTCGCCGATCTCCCGCAGGGGCCCGTGCCGCAGCCCGCGCCCGTCGTGACCGTGCCGGGGACGTTCCGGCCGCCGCGGCAGCGGACCAGCGGCAAGGCGGTCGCGGCCGGAGTGTGCGGGCTGCTGTGCCTGCCGACCTTCGGCCTCACCGGGGTTCCGGCGGTCGTCCTGGGGCACGCCGCGCGGGCCGACATCCGGCGCTCGGGCGCGGCCGGCGACGGGCTCGCGCTGACGGGGCTCGTCCTCGGGTGGCTGTCCACCGCGGGCTGGGCGTTCGTCCTGGTGCTGCTGGCCCTGCTGTCGGCGGCGGTCGGCTGA
- the rpsL gene encoding 30S ribosomal protein S12 gives MPTIQQLVRKGRQDKVEKNKTPALEGSPQRRGVCTRVFTTTPKKPNSALRKVARVRLTSGIEVTAYIPGEGHNLQEHSIVLVRGGRVKDLPGVRYKIIRGSLDTQGVKNRKQARSRYGAKKEK, from the coding sequence GTGCCTACGATCCAGCAGCTGGTCCGGAAGGGCCGGCAGGACAAGGTCGAGAAGAACAAGACGCCCGCACTCGAGGGTTCCCCTCAGCGTCGCGGCGTCTGCACGCGTGTGTTCACGACCACCCCGAAGAAGCCGAACTCGGCCCTCCGTAAGGTCGCGCGTGTGCGCCTGACCAGCGGCATCGAGGTCACGGCCTACATTCCGGGTGAGGGACACAACCTGCAGGAGCACTCCATCGTGCTCGTGCGCGGCGGCCGTGTGAAGGACCTGCCGGGTGTTCGCTACAAGATCATCCGCGGTTCGCTCGACACCCAGGGTGTCAAGAACCGCAAGCAGGCCCGCAGCCGTTACGGCGCCAAGAAGGAGAAGTAA